From one Treponema denticola genomic stretch:
- a CDS encoding PD-(D/E)XK nuclease family protein, whose translation MDFTIVNELCNTIGKINKTVDEKRRKIPGTMNIAEIMNRHRLENQHSNILSFLIDPDEKHNHIEYGENFLFLLKEKGLKIKGSKIFSVTREDSTDEYRRMDLLIETDTDFIIIENKIDAGDQQNQISDYVSFLECKTNAPDKIFIVYLTLFGNEPSKKSISMEMLNELKKSKRFISLSYSDDIISWLEKLQVSKEETILQSGINQYIDVVKGITHKRKEIFNMKQAVSKELLKEFGDLSREQLKEKMLAMYKFQQNINLTLFINFFKDLYEEANGKLTLFCNDNYDYKDFDTWKNDVANTQQKFGVRFLENNVTLDLFIWDLDSNKFVFACKEEEICGYGNNVNIDGYASAQEINSWFVNAILFCNDWEKKAKTKLSTHVVKNWFEIKLHGVNK comes from the coding sequence ATGGATTTTACAATCGTTAATGAATTGTGTAATACGATTGGCAAGATTAATAAAACTGTAGATGAAAAACGGAGAAAAATACCGGGTACAATGAATATTGCAGAAATAATGAATAGACATCGTCTTGAGAATCAGCATAGCAATATATTATCATTTTTAATTGATCCTGATGAAAAACATAATCATATTGAATACGGAGAAAACTTTTTATTTCTATTGAAAGAAAAAGGCTTAAAGATAAAAGGATCAAAGATTTTTTCTGTTACAAGAGAAGATTCAACGGATGAATATCGGCGAATGGATTTATTGATAGAGACCGATACTGATTTTATCATAATAGAAAACAAAATAGATGCAGGTGATCAACAAAATCAAATAAGCGATTATGTTTCTTTTTTGGAATGTAAAACAAATGCACCAGATAAAATTTTTATCGTTTATTTAACACTCTTTGGTAATGAGCCATCAAAAAAATCCATATCAATGGAGATGTTAAATGAATTAAAAAAGAGTAAGAGGTTTATATCATTATCATATTCAGATGATATTATTAGTTGGCTTGAAAAATTACAGGTTAGTAAAGAAGAAACTATTCTTCAATCGGGAATAAATCAATATATTGATGTTGTAAAAGGTATCACACATAAACGAAAGGAGATATTTAATATGAAACAAGCAGTGTCTAAAGAACTATTAAAAGAATTTGGTGATTTGTCACGTGAACAGTTGAAAGAAAAAATGCTGGCAATGTATAAATTCCAGCAAAATATAAATCTAACTTTGTTTATAAATTTTTTTAAAGATTTATATGAGGAAGCAAATGGAAAATTAACTTTATTTTGCAACGATAATTATGATTATAAAGATTTTGATACATGGAAAAATGATGTTGCTAACACACAACAGAAATTTGGAGTAAGATTTTTGGAAAACAATGTAACACTTGATTTATTCATTTGGGATTTAGATTCAAATAAATTTGTATTTGCATGCAAGGAAGAAGAAATATGTGGTTATGGCAACAATGTGAATATAGATGGATATGCTTCTGCTCAGGAAATAAATTCATGGTTTGTAAATGCAATTCTTTTTTGTAATGATTGGGAAAAAAAAGCCAAAACTAAATTATCTACCCATGTAGTAAAAAATTGGTTTGAAATAAAATTACATGGTGTTAACAAATAG
- a CDS encoding HD domain-containing protein codes for MCNQGSLPDEVEYILKRLSVPPRLYAHSLVVHDVAHTLIKAITDTWDNLNIDENLILFGAATHDIGKCIHINELSEKGHKHEQEGKHLLISLGVSEEKAKFAASHAVWSEKSTIEELVVSLADKVWKGSRIQDLEDLLIEKIATETKMEHWGIFSLLDSIIEDITRDADERLSFQNDFPTICRST; via the coding sequence TTGTGCAATCAAGGTTCTCTTCCTGACGAAGTAGAATATATTTTAAAAAGGCTCAGTGTTCCACCACGATTATACGCTCATTCGCTGGTTGTTCACGATGTCGCACATACATTAATCAAAGCAATAACCGACACTTGGGACAATTTAAATATTGATGAAAATCTTATTTTGTTTGGTGCAGCAACACATGATATTGGAAAATGTATTCATATAAATGAACTTTCCGAAAAAGGTCATAAACATGAGCAGGAAGGAAAGCACCTTTTAATCTCGCTTGGAGTGTCGGAGGAAAAAGCAAAGTTCGCTGCTTCCCATGCGGTATGGTCTGAAAAATCAACGATTGAAGAACTCGTGGTATCTCTTGCAGATAAAGTTTGGAAAGGAAGTCGAATCCAGGATTTAGAAGATTTGTTAATTGAAAAAATCGCTACTGAAACAAAAATGGAACATTGGGGAATTTTCAGTTTATTGGATTCAATCATCGAAGATATTACAAGAGATGCTGATGAACGATTATCATTTCAAAATGATTTTCCTA